GCAGAGGCCCAGGATCTAGTGGAGGAAAAGCGCGTGGAGGAGCAAAAAGctaaagaaagagaggagaggatgaagaacCAAGCTTTCGATATCGAACCCGAAGTCGCTCCGCTGTCCAACGCCGGCCGACCTCGAGTGATCATTCTGGTCCCGACATCCGAGTTGGTCGCCCAGGTGGGCGCCAAGGTCAAAGCGCTTTCGCACACAGTCAAATTCCGTTCGGGGATGATTTCGTCCAAGTTCACCCCTCGTCGGATCAAGAACGTACTCTTCAATCCAGCTGGCATTGATGTCCTTGTCTCTACCCCTCATCTCCTTGCATCCATCGCCAAAACAGACCCGTACGTCCTCAGTCGTGTCAGCCATCTTGTTCTCGACGAAGCCGACTCGTTAATGGACCGGTCATTTTCCCCGACCACAACTGAAATCATCGATAAGGTCGCACCATCGCTTAAGAAGTTGATTTTCTGTTCTGCTACGATCCCGCGGAGTCTCGACTCTATCCTCCGGAAGCGTTACCCGGACATAATCCGGTTAACAACCCCTAACCTGCACGCTATCCCCCGTCGCGTCCAACTTGGAGTGGTGGACATCCAAAAAGACCCCTACCGCGGCAACCGCAGCCTGGCTTGTGCCGACGTGATCTGGCACCTTGGAAAAGCGGGTGATACGGAACCCACAGGCCCATTTGCATCGTATATGGACCCCAGCAgcaaggcgaagaagatccTTGTCTTCGTCAACGAGCGCGAGGAAGCAGATGAAGTTGCTCAGTTCCTCCGCTCCAAAAGCATCGACGCTGTCTCTCTGTCTCGCGACTCGGATGCCCGGAAACAAGAGGAAATCCTGGCCGAATTCACTGAAACCCCTCCTACACCAACATCGGATGAGATCTTGCAGGCTCAGAAAGACCGCAAAGAGCAAGAAGCGATTCCCTTTATTGAGCCCGAGTCAAAGCAACCTGCAAACCAGAGCCCATTCCGACTACCAAACACTAAGGTACTCGTCGTGACTGACCTGGCATCCCGAGGTATCGACACCTTGGCCGTGAAAACTGTCATCCTGTACCACGTACCACACACGACAATCGACTTTATCCATCGTCTAGGCCGTTTGGGTCGTATGGGTAAGCGCGGTCGTGGTATTGTGCTTGTCGGGAAGAAGGACCGCAAGGATGTGGTCAAGGAGGTTCGCGAGGGTATGTTCCGCGGACAGGCTTTGATCTAAGCTTGCATGTTGTATGATTATGTGTACATTATCAGTATTAAAACATTATAATGCGGCGTTAAGTGGGTTGGGACATTGAACACAAAATACGAATACCCGTGTACATAGCCATGAATCGAAATTTCATAGATAACAATTCAGTCATCTCATTATCATCGTTATCTGTTTCCAGCCCTAATATGCGCATAGCCTAGGCAACTAGGTACCATTACGAGTGCCGTCATTTTGCTCGTAGAGTCATACAGTGCTTCAACCTTCATCCACAACAACAATCTAAGCAGTCAGCATCCGACTAACAACTAACAAAATACACAACTTCAAGACCTCGCTACAGAAATGATCCGCCTAAAGAACAAAAAACGAGTATAACCCCCTCCGCCGCAAAATGACCACCCTAATCGACACCCACATCGCAGCAGCTCCTATCCTCCGACCACGATTTCCCATACAACCGCTTCCGCGATACACACGTCATGGGCAGATTGTACGAAACTAAGCAAAAGAACTACGACTTCGCCCTGAAACCCCCCTACAACAGGGCTACTTTCCAAATCCAGACCTTAGAGGTTTCCAAAACCCTAAGAGAAGAGGTGTTTGTAGCCGAGGACGCGCTGAGAGATTGCATCAGCGTCAACCCCTATAACAAGGGCAGAACCATGAACATGCAAAAGGCGAGATCACTGCTCCGCTGCTTCGATATCTGGACACACAACCGGTTCTTGGAAGAGCGCGAGCGGGACATTTGGTTTGACGACCCGATATAGCTCGCTGTAGCTATCATCCGGAGCCCCGTTGACTACACCAAACTTTGGAATACCTCACCGAGTCGAGAATCCTTGGGAAATCGGACTCTGGGATACTTCTGAACAGGGAACAGTGCAATCATGGCATATCTGCAATCGCTTACAATCCCAAAGTAGCATCCCAGCGGGAGGGAATGGGAAGTGAAAATCGTATGGTACGCGCTTCCGACGGGTGTTGGGGAGGGGAATGTGGAGGCGATTTATGCTTGTTTGAGGGAGTTGGATGGGCATATGGTTTTTGCTGAGTATTTTGGGGGGAAGGAGGAATGTGTTTGGGAGAGGTGTCCTTTGAGAATTATCTTGAGGATGTGATTCATTTGACTGAGATATTTATGGATGGTTGATATTTGGCATGTAATGGAGGAGAGGAATAGGGTTTATCTGAGATGAAAACCAGCATGTTCTGAAGCGTCTGCAACTTGCTCCAGATATAGACAATCCGAATACTAAAAGTGAAGATTTGTTGGCAATTGTCATAATCCTCTTCGTGTTTTTACGGCTGTTTCCCCTACGATCTACGCGGCGAAGTGAGCAAGGTGTGACTTTGGCGCATCAGGATTTTCGGGACGCCCCGCGGTCGCTTAGAGGAATAGCATGATTCGTGTAGGTAAAGATATTGGTGCTCAACGGGCAAATAGGGTATGAGGCTGCTGGTATATTCGCCATACAAAGTACGCTCTGCATAGCCGCCAACCTTCAGGTTGGGTTGCTCGTGTTTATTATAAAGGAACTGGTCAGGTATCCTAGTAGCATTAACATATGAAGACAACATGGATGACGCTGTAATGTTTGATGAGCTTGACTTCCTCTCTCTATCCTCCCTTCTTTCCATCTATGAAAGGCAGCGAGAGCCCGAAAGCAAAGCTACCCCCAGCGACGAGGAGGGCATAAGCAGCGGAGACGAGGAACTCAACGATGAGAATGACTCAATAGTGCCGAATGAGCTGTCGGTTTCCTCTCCAGAGAGACAGCTTACGAAGTTTCTCGACTCCATCTCGGAAACGTTCTCACGAACAAAATCGATCCCCCTAGCGCAGAAGCCGCGGTATATCCAACGACGCAAGGGTAATAAAAAGGAGGAGGGAGCAAGTCAAGTCTCTGCTTCCGGCTTGATAATGATACAGCACAAGCCAACGGTTTATATAGCAAAAAACGAGGGCACAGACGATTAAGATGAGAAGTTGGCCAATCTTCTCACAGCCTGGATCCGGGCTATCGCTGCTACGGGGAAGCGGCCGGCTATTGAGAAAGATACTGTCTGGACTAGGCTTTTGAGCTACTACAGACAGCGTCTAGATGTTTATGCCACACAAATCGAATCTTTTTCCGTGGCAGACCTCACTGTGGCCCTTGCGGAAGGATCAAATGGAGCTGCCCGTGCCAAAGAGCTGCATAGTCTGTCCGCTGAATACAAAACTGGCAAATCTCCTTATCTGCTCCGGCGCATGGTATCAATTGCATACGAACTACGCTACGAACCAAGCTCTGCAACCCTGTCTCCGCAAAGCAAAAAGGGGAAGAACCTAGTTTGCTTTCTGGGTCGTCTAAGATCAGCCCACGAAACGTTCAAAGAGACTGCCATCCAGCTTCAAAAGTCATTTGTGAATTTGAGCATCGTTTGTCTCCCAGCACCGACTAGTATACGCTTTACAAGGGGTGAAGTCGAGGAACGAATCCACGCTCTGgcaaagaagaacagaatgCCTCagccgaaaaaaaaaaatcaaattCAAAATGTATTGGGCCGAGCGAATGAGATAAGAACTCCTTGCCATGCCGAGATCCAACTTCTTCTACATCTTGAAAGTCATATCTCTGAGGACGATCCATTCCCATATATAGGGTGCAGCAAGATTATGCTGGCTATGTCACCAGGTCCTATCTCGGTATAAGTGCAGAAAGACAGGTAAAGGCAATTTCTACAAAACAAGAGCCTCTCACGGACGGATTTACCCTCtttggcacattgaacaagACGCTGACCCACGCATCCATTTCTACCTCTCGACCACTCTCCGAGATATTCAAGCCTTGATGAAGCAAAAGCTCTCAAGTGTTCCTCGTATCCAATGACTTGCACAGGCAGAGTCTTCGACAAATGTTACAGTCGCCGGTGGCGCGCTCGTACGACATGCGCTCGCAAGGCAGAGAATGACAGAATCCC
This sequence is a window from Aspergillus chevalieri M1 DNA, chromosome 5, nearly complete sequence. Protein-coding genes within it:
- the mrh4 gene encoding ATP-dependent RNA helicase MRH4 (COG:L;~EggNog:ENOG410PIDU;~InterPro:IPR027417,IPR001650,IPR014014,IPR014001, IPR011545;~PFAM:PF04851,PF00270,PF00271;~go_function: GO:0003676 - nucleic acid binding [Evidence IEA];~go_function: GO:0004386 - helicase activity [Evidence IEA];~go_function: GO:0005524 - ATP binding [Evidence IEA]) — its product is MPLPLRPLCLACQTRATLFPRYALTPPTIGQSARSMVTARMRRQAARMALSPNVAKASLKKTRADERRGPFAGMNQTEARIRGTPRSRSQAEVKRSGNPGETSSNKESPLYKALKMQTALSPVPYGRRTAIKEKLAKITNFDQFPVLPVVRESIFSQALPGLMDITPTPIQRLAIPRLMEDSTQKHKKKFDDAEPNYDQYLLAAETGSGKTLAYLIPLVDHVKRAEAQDLVEEKRVEEQKAKEREERMKNQAFDIEPEVAPLSNAGRPRVIILVPTSELVAQVGAKVKALSHTVKFRSGMISSKFTPRRIKNVLFNPAGIDVLVSTPHLLASIAKTDPYVLSRVSHLVLDEADSLMDRSFSPTTTEIIDKVAPSLKKLIFCSATIPRSLDSILRKRYPDIIRLTTPNLHAIPRRVQLGVVDIQKDPYRGNRSLACADVIWHLGKAGDTEPTGPFASYMDPSSKAKKILVFVNEREEADEVAQFLRSKSIDAVSLSRDSDARKQEEILAEFTETPPTPTSDEILQAQKDRKEQEAIPFIEPESKQPANQSPFRLPNTKVLVVTDLASRGIDTLAVKTVILYHVPHTTIDFIHRLGRLGRMGKRGRGIVLVGKKDRKDVVKEVREGMFRGQALI
- a CDS encoding uncharacterized protein (COG:S;~EggNog:ENOG410PTFQ), which produces MDDAVMFDELDFLSLSSLLSIYERQREPESKATPSDEEGISSGDEELNDENDSIVPNELSVSSPERQLTKFLDSISETFSRTKSIPLAQKPRYIQRRKGNKKEEGASQVSASGLIMIQHKPTVYIAKNEGTDD